The following are from one region of the Magallana gigas chromosome 6, xbMagGiga1.1, whole genome shotgun sequence genome:
- the LOC105344327 gene encoding protein fem-1 homolog B, which translates to MSSNENIEGEIKTLKQRVHAAARDGRAISIFAMLWNLSSDLVDEVLDFHTSENGQITTPLIIACRNGEEKVVSILVSKFKINLEQTGTVKFDGFVLEGATALWCAAGAGHLGIVKLLLECGADVNHATKTNSTPLRAACFDGRLDVVQCLVEHGADISIPNKYNNTCLMITSYKGHAEVVRYLLEKGANPDSTAHCGATAMHFAAECGHLEVVQDLVRFYGKQIPNDYGMTPLLVAAECGQSSVVEFLTTKVETKEEKISAYELLGASFANDKEHYDVMKAFLFLCEGMHLRYSDPDNIITKEDYPCVEAYNNRLECKTFGELNAIRYDFEALHMECLAIRERILGPNNPDVPHPIIFRGAVYADSKQFDRCIALWLHAMKLRHDNKRSIAKDLLRFSQVFAQMIHICEPVYFVNVKEVFKYAMAELTNDKERIQNSEEDGDTLFEIHQTNIHTCLYLLAIILKTTHEESDLTELYSLVYQFQKLNPLLKNNYTPLHMAVDSATLVDDFHVNDVVSFPDSQVAHLLIKCGANVNAQDNGGNTPMHALVNISPKTNANSKEVENAIHVLVDADSHLDICNKERKTTMDCAKREEEATLLRTSFQLSLKCLAARYIRNNGVPYHGLIPLYLEEFLALH; encoded by the coding sequence ATGTCTTCGAACGAAAACATCGAAGGggaaataaaaactttgaaaCAGAGAGTACACGCAGCAGCCAGAGATGGGAGGGCTATTAGTATATTTGCAATGTTATGGAATCTTAGTAGTGATCTTGTAGATGAAGTCTTGGATTTTCATACGAGTGAAAATGGACAGATAACAACACCCCTAATAATAGCCTGCAGAAATGGGGAGGAAAAGGTGGTTTCGATTTTAGTGtccaaattcaaaataaatctaGAGCAGACTGGGACTGTGAAATTTGATGGGTTCGTTTTAGAGGGCGCGACCGCTCTGTGGTGCGCTGCGGGCGCTGGACACCTGGGAATTGTTAAGCTTCTGTTGGAATGCGGAGCAGATGTCAATCATGCCACAAAAACAAACTCCACACCACTTCGTGCTGCGTGTTTTGATGGACGGCTGGACGTTGTACAGTGCTTAGTCGAACATGGTGCTGATATTTCTATCCCCAACAAATATAATAACACCTGCTTAATGATAACCAGTTACAAAGGACATGCAGAAGTTGTGCGCTATTTACTTGAAAAGGGAGCAAACCCAGATTCAACCGCGCACTGTGGTGCCACTGCAATGCATTTTGCTGCGGAGTGTGGACATTTGGAAGTAGTTCAGGATTTAGTCAGATTTTATGGAAAGCAAATTCCAAATGATTATGGAATGACGCCTTTATTAGTAGCAGCTGAATGTGGACAGTCTTCTGTTGTCGAATTTCTGACCACCAAAGTGGAaactaaagaagaaaaaatcagcGCTTATGAATTGCTTGGTGCTTCATTTGCAAATGACAAGGAACACTATGATGTCATGAAAGCATTTTTGTTTCTGTGTGAAGGTATGCATTTACGATATAGCGATCCTGATAACATCATTACTAAAGAGGACTATCCATGTGTTGAAGCATACAATAATAGACTTGAGTGCAAAACCTTTGGTGAACTAAATGCCATAAGATATGATTTTGAAGCTCTACATATGGAATGCCTGGCCATAAGGGAGAGAATTTTGGGACCCAACAATCCTGATGTTCCCCATCCCATCATATTCCGAGGAGCAGTGTATGCTGACAGCAAGCAGTTTGATCGTTGTATAGCGCTCTGGTTACATGCAATGAAACTACGACATGATAATAAAAGGTCAATTGCCAAAGACCTGTTAAGATTTTCCCAAGTATTTGCACAAATGATTCACATTTGTGAGcctgtttattttgttaatgtgAAAGAGGTTTTTAAGTATGCCATGGCTGAGCTTACCAATGATAAAGAGAGGATCCAGAATTCGGAAGAAGATGGTGATACTCTTTTTGAGATACATCAAACAAATATCCATACTTGCCTTTATCTTCTTgccattattttaaaaacaacccATGAAGAATCAGACTTAACAGAACTGTACTCCCTTGTTTATCAGTTTCAGAAACTAAATCCacttttaaagaataattataCACCGTTACATATGGCTGTTGACAGTGCTACCTTAGTTGATGACTTCCATGTGAATGACGTGGTGTCATTTCCAGACAGTCAGGTTGCCCATCTTTTGATTAAATGCGGAGCAAACGTCAACGCACAGGATAACGGAGGAAACACGCCCATGCATGCCCTTGTAAACATCTCGCCGAAAACCAATGCCAATTCAAAGGAAGTTGAGAATGCAATTCACGTATTGGTCGATGCTGACTCCCATTTAGACATTTGCAATAAAGAACGAAAAACAACAATGGACTGTGCAAAGAGAGAAGAAGAAGCGACTTTGCTGAGGACATCCTTTCAACTCTCATTAAAATGTCTTGCAGCCAGATATATCCGCAATAATGGTGTTCCTTACCATGGTCTTATTCCTTTATACCTTGAGGAATTTTTGGCTCTTCATTAA
- the LOC105344325 gene encoding C-type lectin domain family 4 member E: MNILLFIAFTVFATVLARCPADWNHYNDRCFFLSRDNETFADALKLCEVIGKQYGRVATLATVDDAGTQKHLANLVAQTNSVEFYIGANDIVHEGTWVWSSSGQTITYNHWGPTQPNNRGGAENCAAITYDAPYGFLWHWVDEPCTFESTYICEMPFAEVHSPVVG, encoded by the exons ATGAACATCCTACTCTTCATTGCTTTTACTGTATTCGCAACTG TTTTGGCGAGATGTCCAGCTGACTGGAATCACTACAATGATAGATGTTTCTTCCTTAGTCGGGATAACGAAACATTCGCCGATGCCCTT AAATTGTGCGAGGTCATCGGTAAACAGTATGGAAGAGTCGCCACCCTTGCCACTGTTGATGATGCTGGAACGCAGAAACATCTAGCCAACCTCGTTGCACAAACAA atAGCGTTGAATTTTACATTGGTGCCAATGATATAGTCCATGAAGGGACTTGGGTGTGGTCGTCCAGTGGACAGACTATAACATACAACCACTGGGGACCCACACAGCCCAACAACAGAGGGGGTGCCGAGAACTGTGCCGCCATCACCTACGATGCCCCGTACGGATTCCTCTGGCACTGGGTAGATGAGCCATGCACCTTCGAATCCACTTACATCTGTGAAATGCc GTTTGCTGAGGTACACTCTCCTGTTGTGGGATAA